Proteins found in one Streptomyces sp. CB09001 genomic segment:
- a CDS encoding alpha/beta fold hydrolase — protein MIVHTATPARLGETRLPDGRLLGWAEWGPQEGTPVLLCPGAATSRRLGFGPGAVAALGIRLVSVDRPGLGASTPAPGRTFADFAADVRELCARRGFDRPAVVGNSQGAPFALACAEAGLASALALVSAADEVAAPEFAAVLPAELRALTERAVHDPSGAEEFFAAFDAERMWDLVMDGSPDSDLAVYRDPGFSAAYRRALAEGFARGAAAGYARDTVLALGRWPFALGSLALPVDIWYGEHDTAHSPDNGALLASRIPGARRNVVPGIGGALLWTHAEEILTSLTHGAAR, from the coding sequence ATGATCGTCCACACCGCCACCCCCGCCCGCCTCGGTGAGACGCGGCTGCCGGACGGACGCCTGCTCGGCTGGGCCGAGTGGGGCCCGCAGGAAGGCACGCCGGTTCTGCTGTGCCCCGGCGCGGCCACCAGCCGACGCCTCGGCTTCGGCCCCGGTGCCGTGGCCGCCCTCGGCATCCGACTCGTCTCCGTCGACCGGCCCGGCCTGGGCGCGTCCACGCCCGCACCCGGCCGAACCTTCGCCGACTTCGCCGCCGACGTGCGGGAGTTGTGCGCCCGGCGCGGCTTCGACCGTCCCGCCGTGGTCGGCAACTCGCAGGGCGCTCCGTTCGCCCTCGCCTGCGCGGAGGCGGGCCTCGCCTCCGCGCTGGCCCTGGTGTCGGCCGCCGACGAGGTGGCGGCCCCCGAGTTCGCCGCCGTACTGCCCGCCGAACTGCGTGCGTTGACCGAACGCGCGGTGCACGACCCCTCGGGCGCCGAGGAGTTCTTCGCGGCTTTCGACGCCGAGAGGATGTGGGACCTGGTCATGGACGGCAGCCCGGACTCCGACCTCGCCGTGTACCGGGACCCCGGCTTCTCCGCCGCCTACCGCCGCGCCCTCGCCGAGGGATTCGCCCGGGGCGCGGCGGCCGGCTACGCCCGCGACACGGTCCTGGCCCTGGGACGGTGGCCCTTCGCCCTCGGCTCCCTCGCCCTGCCCGTCGACATCTGGTACGGCGAGCACGACACCGCACACTCGCCCGACAACGGCGCCCTGCTCGCCTCCCGCATCCCCGGCGCCCGCCGCAACGTCGTCCCCGGCATCGGCGGGGCCCTGCTGTGGACGCACGCCGAGGAGATCCTGACCTCGCTGACGCACGGCGCGGCCCGCTGA
- a CDS encoding MBL fold metallo-hydrolase, with protein MLTPVADGVLVHQSELLRNNTVVVQGEAGVLVVDPGLTTSEMGCLAEDLRRLGQPVVAGFATHPDWDHALWHAELGQVPRYGTARCSAYLRELRSEEGWKARVAEGLPPEIAEETPLELFGLIVGLPAGAELIPWNGPEVRVIEHPAHAPGHAALLVEDRGVLVAGDMLSDLFVPMLDDTEHPVEDYLTGLRLLEKVADDVEVLVPGHGAVALADQVRVRIGQDREYLHALRDGRAPDDPRLGPSVEPGWEWVNDIHEGQAARMARRGEQNGADG; from the coding sequence ATGCTGACGCCGGTCGCGGACGGTGTGCTGGTACACCAGAGCGAGTTGCTGCGGAACAACACCGTGGTCGTGCAGGGCGAGGCCGGTGTGCTGGTCGTCGATCCCGGGTTGACGACCAGCGAGATGGGCTGCCTGGCGGAGGACCTTCGCCGGTTGGGCCAGCCCGTCGTGGCAGGTTTTGCGACGCATCCGGATTGGGATCACGCGTTGTGGCACGCCGAACTCGGGCAGGTGCCGCGTTACGGCACGGCCCGCTGTTCGGCGTACCTGCGAGAGCTCCGCTCGGAAGAGGGGTGGAAGGCTCGCGTCGCAGAAGGGCTGCCGCCGGAAATCGCCGAAGAGACACCGTTGGAACTGTTCGGTCTCATCGTGGGGTTGCCCGCTGGAGCGGAGCTGATTCCGTGGAACGGGCCTGAGGTACGGGTGATCGAACATCCGGCTCATGCTCCGGGCCATGCGGCGCTGTTGGTCGAGGATCGCGGGGTGCTTGTCGCCGGCGACATGCTGTCCGATCTCTTCGTTCCGATGCTCGACGACACGGAGCATCCGGTTGAGGACTATCTCACCGGGCTACGACTCCTGGAGAAGGTGGCGGACGACGTCGAAGTGCTCGTGCCGGGGCACGGAGCCGTCGCCCTCGCCGATCAGGTCCGGGTGCGGATCGGTCAGGACCGGGAGTATCTGCACGCGCTGAGGGACGGCCGCGCTCCGGACGACCCGAGGCTCGGGCCTTCGGTCGAGCCCGGCTGGGAGTGGGTGAACGACATCCACGAAGGCCAGGCCGCGAGGATGGCGCGACGAGGCGAACAGAACGGCGCCGATGGCTAG
- a CDS encoding DUF397 domain-containing protein translates to MTGKDTPAHLADLAWFKSSYSDTSNPSDCVEVAIAPATIHIRDSKRPDGPRLAVESATWTMFVAWPGAVSPRV, encoded by the coding sequence ATGACCGGTAAGGACACACCTGCACACCTCGCCGACCTGGCCTGGTTCAAGAGCAGTTACAGCGATACCAGCAATCCCAGCGACTGCGTCGAGGTCGCGATAGCCCCCGCCACCATCCACATCCGCGACTCCAAGCGCCCCGACGGCCCCCGCCTCGCCGTCGAATCGGCGACGTGGACGATGTTCGTGGCCTGGCCGGGCGCGGTCAGTCCTCGGGTTTGA
- a CDS encoding helix-turn-helix transcriptional regulator: MPVNGEADELGWEVDPDDEWGVAVLTTVGRQLKLRREAVGMRAGDFGVAVGYGEDLVYKVEGGKRIPRREYLEKADQVLDAGGLIAAAWEDVKRVRYPKQVRDLAKMESRAVESLSYGSYSLHGLLQTEEYARALLGRRRPALTDDEMESALAARMGRRAMLERDPAPELSFVQEEATLRRPVGGMMVLRRQLEHLLEVQQMRHVEIQVMPTSRGDHPGGGRMQVLKFEDGTAVGRADDEFGGRPVADPRQLRILELRYGSIRAEALPARESAAFIEQLLGET, translated from the coding sequence ATGCCGGTGAACGGCGAGGCGGACGAGCTGGGTTGGGAGGTCGACCCGGACGACGAGTGGGGCGTGGCCGTCCTCACCACCGTGGGGAGGCAGCTGAAACTGCGCCGCGAGGCGGTGGGCATGCGGGCGGGCGACTTCGGGGTGGCGGTCGGTTACGGGGAGGACCTGGTCTACAAGGTCGAGGGCGGGAAGCGGATCCCCCGGCGGGAGTACCTGGAGAAGGCGGACCAGGTCCTCGACGCGGGCGGCCTCATCGCTGCGGCGTGGGAGGACGTGAAGAGGGTCCGGTATCCCAAGCAGGTGCGGGACCTGGCGAAGATGGAGTCGCGAGCCGTCGAGTCGCTTTCGTACGGCAGCTACAGCCTGCACGGGCTTCTCCAGACCGAGGAGTACGCGCGCGCACTGCTCGGCAGGCGGCGACCTGCCCTCACCGACGACGAGATGGAGAGCGCCCTCGCCGCACGGATGGGGCGCAGGGCGATGCTCGAACGGGATCCGGCCCCGGAACTCAGTTTTGTCCAGGAGGAGGCGACCCTCAGGCGTCCCGTGGGAGGCATGATGGTTCTGCGGCGCCAGCTCGAACACCTGCTGGAAGTGCAGCAAATGCGGCACGTGGAGATCCAGGTGATGCCTACGTCCCGCGGCGACCATCCGGGAGGAGGACGCATGCAGGTACTCAAGTTTGAAGACGGCACGGCGGTCGGCCGGGCCGACGACGAGTTCGGCGGTCGGCCTGTCGCGGACCCCCGGCAGCTGCGCATCCTCGAACTGCGCTATGGCAGTATCCGAGCCGAGGCGCTGCCCGCCCGGGAATCAGCGGCCTTCATCGAACAACTGCTGGGGGAGACATGA
- a CDS encoding serine/threonine-protein kinase: MTDRRSDPAAGDIPAEIGPYRLERLLGEGGMGRVYLGRTPAGSAVAVKVVHRAYAADPEFRRRFALEVAAARRVQGLYTVPVVAADLEADEPWLATAYAPGPSLQQAVGERGPLPAAEVLALTAGVAEALETIHAAGVIHRDLKPSNIVLTADGPKVIDFGIARAADHTALTATGMRAGTPAYMAPEYIRGQEVTEAGDVFALGLVAHFAATGRLAFGGGSDPAVAYRILEAAPDLEGCPESVRGVVALCLEKDPARRPTPAEVIRLCGRAANGEFDDGRTPTVVSTPPATGPDAPTATAPARTPAPDTDPAPPSTPPYAALLGVVAAIALVVVLVVTLLPSSGKPPKSKQPYPVVAATDIFAKGSTGIAFDRDGRTLATGGEDGRIRLWDVTTRKVRATLTEKDWRGEPMSILNVTFSADGKTLAARTYNNLVGVWDVAGRREIRRIKEHTYALALSPDGKRIAFGNIVGSELWDVDSRSEDARAHFTQEVRTMDVAFSPDGKTLATVGDPSDKRRFPDHEPVKLWDVTRIDPKPYGQGDPRLTLAVDDVTYAVAFSPDGKTLATGGPHSDVRLWDVATGRLKATLANDRVQARDLAFSPDGRSLAVTADGGVLLWNLADRKPSAVLSDDDSGYGYDKIQELAFSPDGRLLAGTTLGGVDEPDEDSDAPDQYGPANDPRANHGVRLWKVPATTAH, encoded by the coding sequence ATGACGGACCGTAGGTCGGACCCTGCCGCTGGTGACATACCGGCGGAGATCGGTCCCTACCGGCTGGAGCGGCTGCTGGGCGAGGGCGGGATGGGCCGCGTCTACCTCGGACGTACGCCCGCCGGGAGTGCCGTGGCCGTCAAGGTCGTCCACCGTGCGTACGCCGCCGACCCGGAGTTCCGCAGGCGGTTCGCGCTGGAGGTCGCGGCGGCCCGGCGCGTCCAGGGGCTCTACACCGTGCCCGTGGTCGCGGCCGACCTGGAGGCCGACGAACCCTGGCTCGCCACGGCCTACGCCCCCGGGCCCTCCCTCCAGCAGGCCGTCGGTGAACGGGGGCCGCTGCCCGCCGCCGAGGTGCTCGCGCTGACGGCCGGGGTCGCCGAGGCGCTGGAGACGATCCACGCCGCCGGAGTGATCCACCGCGACCTGAAGCCCTCCAACATCGTCCTCACCGCCGACGGACCCAAGGTCATCGACTTCGGCATCGCCCGCGCCGCCGACCACACCGCCCTGACCGCCACCGGCATGCGCGCCGGAACCCCGGCCTACATGGCGCCCGAGTACATCCGGGGGCAGGAGGTGACCGAGGCCGGTGACGTCTTCGCGCTCGGTCTCGTCGCCCACTTCGCCGCCACCGGACGGCTCGCGTTCGGCGGCGGCAGCGACCCCGCGGTGGCGTACCGGATCCTGGAGGCGGCGCCGGACCTCGAAGGCTGCCCCGAGTCCGTGCGCGGCGTCGTCGCGCTCTGCCTGGAGAAGGACCCGGCCCGGCGGCCGACGCCCGCCGAGGTGATCCGGCTCTGCGGCCGGGCCGCGAACGGGGAGTTCGATGACGGCCGTACCCCCACCGTCGTCTCCACGCCCCCGGCGACCGGCCCGGACGCGCCCACCGCCACCGCCCCGGCGCGTACCCCGGCCCCGGACACCGATCCCGCGCCCCCGTCCACGCCGCCGTACGCCGCCCTGCTCGGCGTCGTCGCTGCCATCGCGCTGGTCGTCGTCCTGGTCGTGACGCTGCTGCCCTCGTCCGGGAAGCCCCCGAAGAGCAAACAGCCCTACCCCGTGGTCGCGGCGACCGACATCTTCGCCAAGGGGAGCACCGGCATCGCGTTCGACCGGGACGGCAGGACGCTCGCCACCGGCGGCGAGGACGGCAGGATCAGGCTCTGGGACGTCACCACGCGCAAGGTGCGCGCCACCCTCACCGAGAAGGACTGGCGGGGGGAGCCGATGAGCATCCTCAACGTGACCTTCAGCGCCGACGGGAAGACGCTGGCCGCGAGGACCTACAACAACCTGGTCGGCGTCTGGGACGTGGCGGGGCGACGGGAGATCCGCCGCATCAAGGAACACACCTACGCCCTCGCCCTCAGCCCCGACGGCAAGCGGATCGCCTTCGGCAACATCGTCGGCTCCGAGCTGTGGGACGTCGACAGCCGCAGCGAGGACGCGCGCGCCCACTTCACCCAGGAGGTGCGCACGATGGACGTGGCGTTCAGCCCCGACGGGAAGACCCTCGCGACCGTCGGCGACCCCTCCGACAAGCGCAGGTTCCCGGACCACGAGCCGGTCAAGCTGTGGGACGTGACCCGGATCGACCCGAAGCCCTACGGACAGGGCGACCCCCGCCTCACCCTCGCCGTCGACGACGTCACCTACGCCGTCGCCTTCAGCCCCGACGGCAAGACCCTCGCCACCGGCGGGCCGCACAGCGACGTCCGGCTGTGGGACGTGGCCACCGGCCGCCTGAAGGCCACCCTCGCCAACGACCGCGTCCAGGCCCGGGACCTGGCGTTCAGCCCCGACGGCCGGAGCCTCGCCGTCACCGCCGACGGCGGGGTGCTGCTGTGGAACCTGGCCGACCGCAAACCGAGCGCCGTCCTGTCGGACGACGACAGCGGCTACGGCTACGACAAGATCCAGGAGCTGGCGTTCAGCCCCGACGGACGCCTCCTCGCCGGCACCACCCTCGGGGGCGTCGACGAACCCGACGAGGACTCCGACGCCCCGGACCAGTACGGCCCCGCGAACGACCCGAGGGCGAACCACGGCGTACGGCTGTGGAAGGTCCCGGCCACGACCGCTCACTGA
- a CDS encoding NAD-dependent epimerase/dehydratase family protein — protein MKRICVIGGSRYFGKVLVGRLQTAGHRVTVLNRGSAPPPEGTEHLLADRDDEAGLIAALGSRTFDAVVDQVCYTPVQAAIAARAFSGRTRRYVMTSTIEVYDPATAALPAVPPGTPVPEETVDPAAWLVRTDLPWHDPAYLQEHYAEGKRQAEAVLARHSGFAFATVRSAHVLGGGAAEFTGRLAHYTEHISRGTPVTVHAGALPTVFIHYEELAELLRWAATLTDATGPVNACSDGLLDVYGLGAVVAARAGREARYRSVAVGEPASPFSFDRHYAMSNARAKELGFSFSRTTDWLPDAVTEALAAADGAFAS, from the coding sequence ATGAAGAGGATCTGCGTGATCGGCGGAAGCCGCTATTTCGGCAAGGTTCTGGTGGGGCGCCTGCAGACGGCGGGCCATCGGGTCACGGTGCTCAACCGCGGCTCCGCCCCGCCGCCGGAAGGGACCGAGCACCTCCTTGCCGACCGTGACGACGAGGCCGGTCTGATCGCCGCACTGGGGTCGCGCACCTTCGACGCGGTCGTGGACCAGGTCTGCTACACCCCGGTGCAGGCCGCGATCGCCGCCCGGGCCTTCAGCGGCCGCACCCGGCGCTACGTCATGACCTCCACCATCGAGGTCTACGATCCGGCAACCGCCGCGCTGCCCGCGGTCCCGCCCGGAACACCGGTACCCGAGGAGACGGTCGATCCGGCCGCCTGGCTGGTCCGGACGGACCTGCCCTGGCACGACCCGGCCTACCTCCAGGAGCACTACGCCGAAGGCAAGCGCCAGGCCGAGGCCGTACTGGCCCGGCACAGCGGTTTCGCTTTCGCCACCGTACGCAGCGCCCACGTCCTCGGTGGCGGCGCGGCGGAGTTCACCGGGCGGCTCGCGCACTACACCGAGCACATCAGCCGCGGCACACCGGTCACCGTGCACGCCGGGGCGCTGCCCACGGTCTTCATCCACTACGAGGAACTGGCGGAGCTGCTGCGGTGGGCGGCGACGCTCACCGATGCCACGGGCCCGGTCAACGCCTGCTCCGACGGCCTGCTCGACGTCTACGGCCTCGGTGCCGTCGTGGCGGCGCGGGCCGGCCGGGAGGCCCGGTACCGCAGCGTCGCCGTGGGCGAGCCGGCCTCGCCGTTCTCGTTCGACCGGCACTACGCCATGAGCAACGCCCGCGCGAAAGAACTGGGCTTCTCCTTCTCCCGCACCACCGACTGGCTCCCCGACGCCGTGACCGAAGCCCTGGCCGCCGCCGACGGCGCCTTCGCCTCCTGA
- a CDS encoding MFS transporter, with translation MPLALLALAVGAFGIGTTEFVMMGLLPDVADDLGISIPTAGHLVSAYALGVVVGAPLLAAATARMSRRTVLIALMALFVLGNALSAVAPGEVSLLAARFVSGLPHGAFFGVGAVVATGMVGPERRARSVSLMFLGLTVANIVGVPAATAMGQQLGWRATFLGVSVIGVAAIAALALLIPRDSAPAPTTGLRGELAALRSLPVWLALGTTVAGFGALFAAYSYITPMLTDAAGFAETSVTLLLALFGVGATAGNLLGGRLADHSLRGTLFGGLASLVVVLASFPLLMRTPVTAAVSVALLGMAAFVTGSPLQLMVMEKAAAAPSLASSANQAAFNLANAGGAWIGGLALAAGFGVTSPATAGAALAVLGLAVAGTARAVDRRRTATAPAPSRERVVAGHVPEAVEAVRR, from the coding sequence CGGTCACCTCGTCTCCGCCTACGCGCTCGGCGTCGTCGTCGGCGCCCCGCTGCTCGCGGCGGCCACGGCCCGGATGTCCCGCCGCACCGTCCTGATCGCCCTCATGGCGCTCTTCGTCCTCGGCAACGCCCTGTCGGCCGTCGCCCCCGGCGAGGTCTCCCTCCTGGCCGCCCGCTTCGTCAGCGGCCTGCCGCACGGCGCCTTCTTCGGCGTCGGCGCGGTCGTCGCCACCGGCATGGTCGGGCCGGAACGCAGGGCCCGCTCCGTCTCCCTGATGTTCCTCGGTCTCACCGTCGCGAACATCGTCGGCGTCCCCGCCGCCACCGCGATGGGCCAGCAGCTCGGCTGGCGGGCCACCTTCCTCGGCGTGAGCGTGATCGGCGTGGCGGCGATCGCGGCGCTGGCCCTCCTGATCCCGCGAGACAGCGCCCCCGCTCCCACCACCGGCCTGCGCGGCGAACTGGCCGCCCTGCGCTCCCTGCCGGTCTGGCTGGCGCTCGGCACGACGGTCGCGGGCTTCGGCGCGCTCTTCGCCGCGTACAGCTACATCACGCCGATGCTGACCGACGCCGCCGGGTTCGCCGAGACCAGCGTGACGCTGCTGCTGGCCCTCTTCGGCGTCGGCGCCACCGCGGGCAACCTGCTCGGCGGACGCCTGGCCGACCACTCCCTGCGCGGCACCCTCTTCGGCGGCCTCGCCTCCCTGGTCGTCGTGCTGGCGTCCTTCCCCCTGCTGATGCGCACGCCGGTCACGGCCGCGGTGTCGGTGGCCCTGCTCGGGATGGCCGCCTTCGTCACCGGCTCGCCCCTCCAGCTCATGGTGATGGAGAAGGCCGCCGCGGCCCCCTCCCTGGCCTCCTCCGCCAACCAGGCCGCCTTCAACCTCGCCAACGCCGGCGGCGCCTGGATCGGCGGCCTCGCCCTGGCCGCCGGATTCGGGGTCACCTCCCCGGCGACGGCGGGCGCGGCCCTGGCGGTCCTCGGTCTCGCGGTCGCGGGCACGGCACGGGCGGTGGACCGCCGCCGCACCGCCACCGCACCGGCGCCCAGCCGTGAGCGCGTGGTCGCGGGGCACGTGCCGGAGGCGGTGGAGGCGGTACGGCGGTGA
- a CDS encoding aldo/keto reductase encodes MQSRTIGDTVVSAIGLGAMPLSIEHRPDERRAVATVHAALDAGVTLIDTADSYHWHAGESGHNELLISRALARYGGDTSRLLVATKGGRGRPGDGSWTVDAGPEHLKRAAEASLKRLGVESIGLYQLHKPDPAVPWAESVGALRELLDAGTIRAAGISNVTVGQIREAHTILGHGLVSVQNQYSPAVRDSEPELRLSTRLGLAFLPWSPLGGISPSSLDGTRGPTAAGTAFHRVAAAHGVSPQQVALAWLLTRSPAVIPVPGASRPASILDSVGATELELSEAERNRLDEPLPG; translated from the coding sequence ATGCAGAGCCGTACCATCGGCGACACCGTCGTGAGCGCCATCGGCCTGGGCGCCATGCCCCTGTCCATCGAGCACCGACCGGACGAACGGCGGGCCGTCGCCACCGTCCACGCCGCCCTGGACGCCGGTGTCACGCTCATCGACACCGCCGACAGCTACCACTGGCACGCCGGCGAATCCGGCCACAACGAGCTGCTCATCTCCCGGGCCCTGGCCCGCTACGGCGGCGACACCTCCCGCCTGCTCGTCGCCACGAAGGGCGGCCGCGGCCGCCCCGGCGACGGCAGCTGGACCGTGGACGCCGGCCCCGAACACCTCAAACGCGCCGCGGAGGCGTCCTTGAAGCGGCTGGGCGTGGAGTCCATCGGCCTCTACCAACTGCACAAGCCGGACCCGGCCGTGCCCTGGGCGGAGTCCGTGGGCGCGCTGCGGGAGCTGCTCGACGCCGGCACCATCCGGGCCGCCGGGATCTCCAACGTCACCGTCGGCCAGATCCGGGAAGCGCACACGATCCTCGGCCACGGCCTCGTGTCCGTGCAGAACCAGTACTCACCGGCCGTCCGCGACAGTGAGCCCGAGCTGCGGCTGAGCACCCGGTTGGGGCTGGCCTTCCTGCCCTGGAGCCCACTGGGCGGCATCTCACCCAGCTCCCTCGACGGCACTCGCGGCCCGACTGCCGCGGGCACGGCCTTCCACCGCGTCGCGGCCGCGCACGGCGTCAGCCCGCAGCAGGTCGCCCTGGCGTGGCTGCTGACCCGCTCCCCGGCAGTGATCCCGGTACCGGGTGCCAGCCGCCCGGCGTCGATCCTGGACTCCGTCGGGGCCACCGAGCTCGAGCTGAGCGAGGCGGAGCGAAACCGCCTGGACGAGCCTCTGCCCGGCTGA